Proteins found in one Fodinibius saliphilus genomic segment:
- a CDS encoding PAS domain-containing protein, with protein MWSDKVITLKKYCEDEESFGKVKEIVEDLIEERDEKEKRLRLLESAIRSDYDSIIITELSLEKPGPKIVYVNDGFCKMTGYSKEEVIGKTPRILQGPKTDPKVLEKLKKRLEEGRSFFGQTVNYKKDGSEFVNQWDIHPLKNKDGEITHWVSYQHDITERKRAEEKLVDQKIEFDNLRKESKRTVVDVDIQGNIVMANKSFRELVGYNKDELKRVKAWDLFPDKYMRMLSGWFESGIEEIGSEGEEFKSILKHKSGVPIQVKANAQIMDLQDQRLIRVEFENISLKKRVMDALKKRNSNYVRVVEKASEFTYTVDFEGNKPVFQSFSSEFFEVTGIPNDSVEGEWAAEKFIHEDDINTYWSHLKKVQNGESSTCKYRLLSKDGNYIEVLDYCKPQWDSQQETVSNIRCAVSLDEAYKKTEA; from the coding sequence ATGTGGTCAGACAAGGTAATTACGCTCAAGAAATATTGTGAGGATGAAGAGTCTTTTGGAAAAGTGAAGGAGATCGTTGAAGATCTCATTGAAGAAAGAGACGAAAAGGAAAAAAGGCTACGTCTTCTTGAGTCTGCAATTCGCAGTGATTATGATTCTATAATAATAACAGAATTAAGCTTGGAGAAGCCTGGCCCCAAGATCGTGTACGTAAATGATGGATTTTGCAAGATGACCGGCTATTCTAAAGAGGAGGTTATTGGAAAAACGCCACGTATATTACAAGGGCCTAAAACAGATCCCAAAGTTTTAGAAAAGTTAAAGAAGCGTCTTGAAGAGGGGCGTTCCTTTTTTGGTCAGACCGTAAATTATAAAAAAGATGGATCAGAGTTTGTAAATCAGTGGGATATCCATCCGCTAAAAAATAAAGATGGTGAGATCACCCATTGGGTATCTTATCAGCATGATATTACAGAACGTAAGCGTGCCGAAGAAAAGCTGGTAGACCAGAAGATTGAATTTGACAACCTTCGTAAGGAGTCAAAACGTACTGTAGTAGATGTTGATATACAGGGTAACATCGTAATGGCAAATAAGTCGTTTCGTGAGTTGGTAGGGTATAATAAAGATGAGCTTAAGCGTGTAAAAGCGTGGGATCTGTTCCCTGATAAATATATGCGTATGCTTTCGGGTTGGTTCGAAAGTGGTATTGAAGAGATCGGTTCAGAAGGAGAGGAGTTCAAAAGTATTTTAAAACATAAAAGTGGTGTTCCTATACAGGTTAAAGCTAATGCCCAAATTATGGATCTTCAAGATCAGCGCTTAATTCGGGTGGAATTTGAGAATATATCACTAAAAAAGCGGGTAATGGATGCTTTAAAAAAAAGGAACTCAAATTATGTACGTGTGGTAGAGAAAGCCTCTGAGTTTACTTATACGGTGGACTTTGAAGGTAATAAGCCTGTATTTCAAAGCTTTTCATCTGAGTTTTTTGAAGTAACAGGTATACCCAATGATTCTGTGGAAGGTGAATGGGCGGCAGAGAAATTTATCCACGAAGATGATATCAATACTTATTGGTCGCATCTAAAAAAGGTTCAGAATGGGGAGAGTTCTACCTGCAAGTATCGTCTTCTTTCAAAAGATGGAAATTATATTGAGGTGCTTGATTATTGTAAGCCACAGTGGGATTCTCAACAGGAAACAGTCAGTAATATTCGTTGTGCTGTATCTTTGGATGAAGCGTATAAAAAGACAGAAGCTTAA
- a CDS encoding formylglycine-generating enzyme family protein produces the protein MMEKKYLLIPALFIVFNACSIFKSSINSIPKPEMVFLKGGTFTMGDVWGKDDPDATPIHKINLSDFRIGKYEITYKQYDAFARKTGRPLPPSDSLGRGNRAVVYVSWQDAKAFCQYHGWRLPTEQEWEYAARSGGQKMKYAGTNNIDSLSAYARYDDNSAPYSYKVGSKKPNKAGLYDMSGNVFEWIGDYYQFYPQKGQKPKWDSLGVQSVKIMRGGSFREPKYISATYRRVGTLPEAEEYDIGFRCVEPLNN, from the coding sequence ATGATGGAAAAGAAGTACCTGCTAATTCCCGCACTCTTCATTGTATTCAACGCCTGTAGTATCTTTAAATCATCCATCAATTCTATTCCCAAACCTGAAATGGTATTTCTTAAAGGTGGTACCTTTACAATGGGGGATGTCTGGGGGAAAGATGATCCCGATGCTACTCCCATTCACAAAATCAACCTCTCAGATTTTAGAATTGGTAAATACGAAATTACTTATAAACAGTACGATGCTTTCGCTCGTAAAACGGGTCGCCCGCTACCACCTTCCGACTCACTGGGACGAGGAAATAGAGCAGTAGTATATGTAAGTTGGCAAGATGCGAAGGCTTTTTGTCAATACCACGGCTGGCGACTACCCACCGAACAGGAATGGGAATATGCTGCCCGCAGTGGTGGCCAAAAAATGAAATATGCGGGCACTAATAATATTGACAGCCTATCGGCTTATGCCCGGTATGATGATAACAGTGCCCCCTACTCTTATAAAGTGGGCTCAAAAAAGCCGAATAAAGCAGGCCTATATGATATGAGCGGTAATGTATTCGAGTGGATTGGGGATTACTACCAATTTTATCCCCAAAAAGGACAGAAACCAAAATGGGATAGCCTGGGAGTACAATCTGTAAAAATAATGAGGGGAGGTAGCTTTAGAGAGCCAAAGTATATATCTGCAACTTATCGCCGAGTAGGCACCCTCCCTGAAGCAGAAGAATATGATATCGGTTTTCGATGCGTAGAACCGCTAAATAACTAA
- a CDS encoding acyl-CoA dehydrogenase — MEQVEQQVPALTTLTEDEKMLRDAARDFAESSIKPKVHEMDEKAKLDPELVQEFFDMGLMGIEIPENYSGGGGSFFMSIVAIEQISRVDASAGVFMDVQNTLVNNAFLNFGSDDIKERYLPQLATEKVGAYCLSEAGSGSDAFALKASAKDEGDHYVLNGSKMWITNANEADIFLVFATVDADAGYKGITAFIVEKDFEGFSVSKKENKLGIRASSTCEILLEDCKVPKENVLGEVGKGYKVAIETLNEGRIGIGAQMIGIAQGALDAAVEYTQEREQFGKSISDFQGVQFQLAKMATDIETARLLVYNAARMKENGQKFLKEAAMAKYHSSEVAESVSSQAVDLFGGYGYVKEYPVEKFYRDAKIGKIYEGTSNMQLNTISKLLLK; from the coding sequence ATGGAACAGGTAGAACAACAGGTACCCGCATTAACTACACTAACCGAAGATGAGAAAATGCTTAGGGATGCGGCACGTGATTTTGCAGAAAGCTCCATCAAGCCTAAAGTGCATGAGATGGACGAAAAAGCGAAGCTTGATCCCGAATTGGTACAAGAGTTTTTTGATATGGGATTGATGGGCATCGAAATTCCCGAGAATTACAGTGGTGGTGGCGGTTCGTTCTTTATGTCCATTGTTGCTATTGAGCAGATTTCTCGCGTAGATGCTTCTGCCGGTGTGTTTATGGATGTACAAAATACCCTTGTTAACAACGCTTTTCTGAATTTTGGAAGTGATGATATCAAAGAACGTTACCTGCCGCAGCTGGCAACCGAAAAGGTTGGGGCTTATTGCCTATCTGAGGCGGGATCAGGGAGTGATGCTTTTGCTCTAAAAGCTTCGGCTAAAGATGAGGGAGATCATTATGTCCTAAATGGATCAAAAATGTGGATTACAAATGCTAATGAGGCTGACATATTCTTGGTTTTTGCTACTGTAGATGCGGATGCAGGCTATAAGGGTATTACTGCTTTCATCGTGGAAAAAGATTTTGAAGGTTTTTCTGTTTCTAAAAAAGAAAATAAACTGGGTATACGTGCAAGCTCAACCTGTGAAATTCTTCTTGAAGATTGCAAAGTACCGAAAGAAAATGTGCTGGGTGAAGTAGGGAAAGGATATAAGGTAGCTATTGAAACCCTAAATGAAGGTCGAATCGGTATTGGGGCCCAGATGATCGGCATCGCCCAAGGAGCATTGGATGCTGCCGTTGAGTATACCCAAGAGCGTGAGCAGTTTGGGAAATCTATTTCAGACTTCCAAGGTGTTCAATTCCAGTTGGCTAAGATGGCAACTGATATTGAGACCGCTCGGTTACTGGTTTATAATGCAGCGCGGATGAAAGAAAATGGGCAGAAGTTCTTAAAGGAAGCGGCAATGGCAAAGTATCACTCATCAGAAGTTGCTGAGAGCGTGAGTTCTCAGGCAGTTGATCTGTTTGGCGGATATGGCTATGTGAAGGAGTACCCGGTAGAAAAATTCTATCGTGACGCCAAGATTGGTAAAATTTATGAGGGGACTTCCAATATGCAGTTGAATACAATTTCAAAGTTGCTTTTGAAATAA